Proteins found in one Amycolatopsis aidingensis genomic segment:
- a CDS encoding type I polyketide synthase, translating into MSTEAIAIVGAGARMPGASNVAEFWRNLQAGADTISRFDPDRLRAAGVPAAEIEHPGYVPARGVLAAAEHFDWRFFGYSLAEARLIDPQQRVFLEVCWAAFTEAGLDPERFPGWIGVFAGCDLSTTGSRSAPETMEGLIGAEKDFLATRVAYKLKLRGPAISVQTACSTSLVAVHQACQSLLNHECDAALAGGVTLWLPQETGYRYQEDHILSVDGRCRTFDADSTGTVSSNGAGVVLLRRLEDALADGDRIMAVLRGSALNNDGGEKIGYTAPSLTGQRDVIRLALAQADVDPADLSYVEAHGTATQLGDPVEVAALTSAFRYATDRVGYCGLGSVKSNIGHTGAAAGIAGLLKAALSLEHRELVPSLHFRRPNPKLELESSPFRVVTENEPLPEDMPALAAVSSFGIGGTNAHAVLEGPPRRAAGSPRGPKLFCLSAPSAGALRKARTELADRLTERPAPDPVAVAWTLAAGRPALPFRTAVPAEDLDRAVASLREPADAVPAARTRVGFLFPGQGALYPGAIEACYESLPVFRELFDQAARVVAGKWGLDLHAALAARAPAEQLADSFTQQVGLFSVGYALGRQLLAWGIRPAAMLGHSAGEYVAAALAGVWDLAAGLEVVGERALAMRAGPPGGMLAVYAAPEDLPPRHGLEVATEGPGQVVLAGSTERVHRLHAELADAGIEARVIDADRPFHTERMRPATDGLRAVLARLPAGRAELPVVSNLTGRLAEPDRLADPGYWSEHLCSPVRLTEGMATVLGQGCEVLIELGPGQTMTGGLRRHERWSESGLAVPFIGRQAEPRRDALLGALGRLWEAGLPLDWAALFEEPPVRCWLPPVPLDSEPIPERQAQAGGQRPAAQAGMVVVGDQPARVAALAEELVDGGATVVGSHAPSTAKPLADPVIWPERAERTVADRPDLTDALREFSAGLAGQVVLDSGVAALTADGRLPRLAGFLLDLLRARGWLTGEDRPVADLGARVAAALARAGELDEVAGLRELLRHCAAHYPDVFAGRVEPVSVLYPDGSDDLLSRCLRDNAVPLGGSGHCLEAVRRSIPAWYERRGGEPLRVLEIGAGRGGLTWPLLDAWAGRDQVTYDVTEVSPMLVAQLRRRAAERGERGVRARTFDITADPVQQGLIPGSYDLILGYNVVHVAPSVPAALGNLRRLLRENGTLCLIELTRAESWTHLVWGLAPGWWNAEDHLRGSSPELALTGWHRALTEAGFAPQPDTGPAGAEHAVLVATLADRDGLGDPAADVARQATGAEPVIVHREPTAPPAPRNSGPPETTPAGQPDALVDTLTELWCDALGVTSAAAEDDFYRLGGESLGLVHLLGQVRERTGVRVQLTDFATRPTFGVLLRWVREQQETRSPSTPPNLVRLAEHGDGVPLVFTAPGAGSTLCYRHLVPQLGAREPVYGLETPGLHDGVVPLTRIEDLAAANLELLREIRPNGPYRLAGWSVGAMVAHEMAARLLADGERVDSLLCIDGFVPRTWGAPVGALPGYLGRGLWYQLETALPAGLLGRDGNLGDALGLAGQRQGAEFVRVYRANVRALLRYVPRPIDCAAVIFKTGLTARVRRRVERSLRGTYRRGARVVGVPGDHHSVLAAEHVDVLAERMREVLDHRGSI; encoded by the coding sequence ATGAGTACCGAAGCGATTGCCATCGTCGGTGCCGGAGCACGGATGCCCGGTGCCTCGAACGTGGCGGAGTTCTGGCGCAACCTGCAGGCCGGAGCCGACACCATCAGCCGGTTCGACCCGGACAGGCTGCGCGCGGCGGGCGTACCGGCTGCGGAGATCGAGCACCCCGGCTACGTGCCTGCCCGCGGGGTACTGGCCGCCGCGGAGCACTTCGACTGGCGGTTCTTCGGTTACAGCCTTGCCGAGGCGCGGCTGATCGACCCGCAGCAGCGGGTGTTCCTCGAGGTCTGCTGGGCTGCGTTCACCGAGGCCGGGCTGGATCCCGAGCGGTTCCCCGGCTGGATCGGCGTGTTCGCCGGATGCGACCTTTCCACCACGGGATCCCGGTCGGCGCCGGAGACGATGGAAGGGCTGATCGGTGCGGAGAAGGACTTCCTCGCCACCAGGGTGGCGTACAAGCTGAAGTTGCGCGGCCCGGCGATCAGCGTGCAGACGGCGTGCTCCACCTCGCTGGTCGCCGTGCACCAGGCCTGCCAGAGCCTGCTGAACCACGAGTGCGACGCCGCGCTGGCCGGCGGGGTGACCCTGTGGCTTCCGCAGGAAACCGGATACCGCTACCAGGAGGACCACATCCTGTCCGTGGACGGCCGGTGCCGGACCTTCGACGCGGACTCCACCGGCACGGTGTCCAGCAACGGGGCTGGTGTGGTGCTGCTGCGCAGGCTCGAGGACGCGCTCGCCGACGGCGACCGGATCATGGCGGTGCTGCGGGGTTCCGCGCTGAACAACGATGGCGGCGAGAAGATCGGCTACACCGCACCCTCGCTGACCGGTCAGCGGGACGTGATCAGGCTGGCGCTGGCGCAGGCGGACGTTGACCCGGCTGACCTGTCCTATGTGGAGGCACATGGGACCGCGACGCAGCTCGGCGATCCGGTGGAGGTGGCCGCGCTGACCTCGGCGTTCCGGTACGCGACCGACCGGGTCGGTTACTGCGGGCTTGGCTCGGTGAAGAGCAACATCGGCCACACCGGGGCGGCCGCAGGGATCGCCGGGCTGCTCAAGGCCGCGCTCAGCCTCGAGCACCGGGAACTGGTTCCCAGCCTGCACTTCCGGCGACCCAACCCGAAACTGGAACTGGAGTCCTCTCCGTTCCGGGTGGTCACCGAGAACGAGCCGCTGCCGGAGGACATGCCGGCGCTGGCGGCGGTGAGCTCCTTCGGTATCGGTGGCACCAACGCGCACGCCGTCCTGGAGGGGCCACCACGGCGAGCGGCGGGGTCCCCGCGCGGCCCGAAGCTGTTCTGCCTTTCCGCGCCGTCCGCCGGCGCGCTGCGCAAGGCGCGTACCGAACTGGCCGACCGGCTCACCGAGCGGCCTGCGCCGGATCCGGTCGCGGTTGCGTGGACCCTCGCCGCGGGCAGGCCCGCGTTGCCCTTCCGAACCGCGGTGCCTGCCGAGGACCTCGATCGGGCCGTGGCGTCGTTGCGGGAACCGGCCGATGCCGTGCCAGCGGCCAGGACCCGCGTCGGGTTCCTGTTCCCCGGCCAGGGCGCGCTCTACCCGGGGGCGATCGAGGCCTGCTACGAGTCCCTGCCGGTGTTTCGTGAGCTGTTCGACCAGGCGGCCAGGGTGGTGGCCGGGAAGTGGGGGCTGGACCTGCACGCCGCGCTGGCCGCTCGCGCCCCGGCCGAGCAGCTGGCGGACAGCTTCACCCAGCAGGTCGGCCTGTTCTCGGTCGGCTACGCCCTCGGGCGGCAACTGCTCGCCTGGGGCATCCGCCCGGCGGCGATGCTGGGGCACAGCGCGGGCGAGTACGTGGCCGCGGCGCTGGCCGGGGTCTGGGATCTGGCCGCGGGGCTCGAGGTGGTCGGCGAACGCGCCCTGGCCATGCGAGCCGGGCCACCTGGCGGGATGCTCGCCGTCTACGCCGCACCGGAGGACCTGCCGCCGCGGCACGGGCTGGAGGTGGCCACCGAGGGGCCGGGGCAGGTGGTGCTGGCCGGCAGCACCGAGCGGGTGCACCGCCTGCACGCCGAGCTGGCCGATGCCGGGATCGAGGCCAGGGTGATCGACGCCGACCGGCCGTTCCACACCGAGCGGATGCGACCGGCGACCGATGGTCTGCGCGCGGTGCTGGCCCGGCTCCCGGCCGGGCGCGCCGAACTTCCGGTGGTGTCCAACCTGACCGGCCGTCTTGCCGAACCGGACCGTCTTGCCGACCCCGGCTACTGGTCCGAGCACCTGTGCTCGCCGGTACGCCTCACCGAGGGCATGGCCACCGTACTCGGCCAGGGGTGTGAGGTGCTGATCGAACTCGGACCGGGGCAGACGATGACCGGCGGGCTGCGGCGGCACGAGCGGTGGAGCGAGTCCGGCCTCGCCGTCCCGTTCATCGGCAGGCAGGCAGAACCCCGGCGGGACGCCCTGCTGGGCGCGCTGGGCAGGCTGTGGGAGGCAGGACTCCCACTCGACTGGGCCGCGTTGTTCGAGGAACCGCCGGTGCGCTGCTGGCTCCCACCGGTTCCGCTGGACTCCGAGCCGATCCCGGAGCGGCAGGCGCAGGCGGGTGGGCAACGCCCCGCGGCGCAGGCCGGCATGGTGGTGGTCGGGGACCAGCCGGCCAGGGTGGCCGCCCTCGCCGAGGAACTGGTGGACGGCGGCGCCACCGTGGTCGGTTCGCACGCGCCCAGCACGGCAAAACCACTGGCGGACCCGGTGATCTGGCCGGAGCGGGCCGAGCGCACGGTGGCCGACCGGCCGGACCTGACCGACGCGCTGCGCGAGTTCTCCGCAGGCCTGGCAGGCCAGGTGGTGCTGGACTCGGGCGTGGCCGCGCTGACCGCGGACGGTCGCCTGCCGAGGCTGGCCGGGTTCCTGCTGGACCTCCTGCGCGCGCGTGGCTGGCTGACCGGCGAGGATCGCCCGGTTGCCGACCTCGGCGCGCGGGTGGCGGCGGCACTGGCCAGGGCAGGGGAACTCGACGAGGTGGCCGGCCTGCGGGAACTGCTGCGGCACTGCGCGGCCCATTACCCCGACGTGTTCGCAGGCCGGGTCGAGCCGGTTTCGGTGCTCTACCCGGACGGTTCGGACGACCTGCTCAGCCGCTGTCTGCGGGACAACGCCGTGCCGCTCGGCGGCAGCGGACACTGCCTGGAGGCGGTGCGGCGGTCGATTCCGGCCTGGTACGAACGCCGGGGCGGTGAGCCGTTGCGCGTGCTGGAGATCGGCGCAGGCCGGGGCGGGCTCACCTGGCCCCTGCTGGACGCCTGGGCCGGCCGGGACCAGGTGACCTACGACGTCACCGAGGTCAGCCCGATGCTGGTGGCCCAGCTGCGGCGCCGGGCGGCCGAGCGGGGTGAACGCGGGGTGCGTGCCAGGACCTTCGACATCACGGCGGATCCGGTCCAGCAGGGCCTGATCCCCGGCAGCTATGACCTGATCCTCGGCTACAACGTGGTGCATGTGGCTCCTTCGGTACCGGCCGCGCTGGGCAACCTGCGCCGGTTGCTGCGGGAGAACGGAACGCTCTGCCTGATCGAGCTGACCAGGGCCGAGTCCTGGACCCACCTGGTGTGGGGCCTGGCGCCCGGCTGGTGGAACGCCGAAGACCACCTGCGCGGGTCCTCCCCGGAACTGGCTCTCACCGGCTGGCACCGGGCGTTGACCGAGGCCGGCTTCGCGCCGCAACCCGATACCGGCCCGGCGGGGGCGGAGCACGCCGTGCTGGTGGCCACCCTCGCCGACCGGGACGGCCTTGGCGACCCGGCCGCCGACGTCGCCAGGCAGGCCACGGGGGCCGAACCGGTCATCGTGCACCGGGAGCCCACCGCGCCCCCCGCGCCGCGGAACTCCGGCCCACCGGAGACCACCCCTGCCGGGCAGCCGGACGCACTGGTGGACACGCTGACCGAACTGTGGTGCGACGCCCTCGGCGTGACCTCGGCCGCGGCGGAGGACGACTTCTACCGGCTGGGTGGCGAGTCCCTCGGCCTGGTACACCTGCTCGGGCAGGTGCGGGAGCGCACCGGGGTACGGGTGCAGCTGACCGATTTCGCCACCCGGCCCACCTTCGGCGTGCTGCTGCGATGGGTACGCGAGCAGCAGGAAACGCGCTCCCCGAGCACCCCGCCCAACCTGGTGCGGCTGGCCGAGCACGGGGATGGCGTGCCGCTGGTGTTCACCGCACCCGGTGCCGGAAGCACGCTGTGCTACCGGCATCTGGTGCCGCAGCTGGGTGCGCGGGAACCGGTGTACGGCCTGGAGACGCCCGGATTGCACGACGGAGTCGTGCCACTGACCCGGATCGAGGACCTGGCAGCCGCGAACCTGGAGCTGCTGCGCGAGATCCGGCCGAACGGACCGTACCGGCTCGCCGGGTGGTCGGTAGGCGCCATGGTCGCGCACGAGATGGCCGCCCGGTTGCTGGCCGACGGGGAGCGGGTGGACTCGCTGCTGTGCATCGACGGGTTCGTGCCCCGCACCTGGGGTGCGCCGGTCGGGGCGCTACCCGGTTACCTCGGCCGCGGCCTGTGGTATCAGCTCGAGACGGCCCTGCCTGCCGGGTTGCTCGGCCGGGACGGCAATCTCGGCGACGCGCTCGGCCTCGCCGGGCAGCGGCAGGGCGCGGAGTTCGTCCGGGTCTACCGGGCGAACGTGCGCGCATTGCTGCGGTACGTCCCCCGGCCGATCGACTGTGCCGCGGTGATCTTCAAAACCGGGTTGACGGCAAGGGTGCGGCGCCGGGTCGAGCGTTCCCTGCGGGGCACCTACCGGCGCGGCGCCAGGGTGGTCGGCGTTCCCGGTGACCACCACTCCGTGCTGGCCGCGGAACACGTGGACGTGCTGGCCGAGCGAATGCGCGAAGTACTCGATCACAGGGGGTCGATATGA
- a CDS encoding amino acid adenylation domain-containing protein translates to MTSDPDQFSIVANAAGSVSVWPAGEPLPDGWRAAGPSGSLAECREWIDQHATLAPAPVPGVGSATLVSMFAATVARHPQRPAVNDGTRRYSYAELDARAEELARRLRDRGIGREDRVVCYLDRGAPMFVAMLGILKAGAAYVPTDTRYPDGRRDQLITQSRPAALITSPERAGQLASLEVERIELDGDGQQPARVEVAVEAGPRPEDAAAVLFTSGSSGEPKAVVLQHGNLVSFAGDAALPELEPGDRVAQVSSVSFDAFHFETWCTLAAGAEIVVLPAMPDLIGGDIRRELKRRQITAMLAPTMAVNHVLREDRDTFGMLRILHTGGDVLAPAACRELLDSGYQGEFYNLYGPTEGTTACTAHPVTKADLAADTVPIGTELAGSAIYLLDAALREVPAGTVGELHIGGSGVTRGYLDQPGLTAERFRPDPFAGAGSRMYATGDLAMRREDGVLEYHGRIDDQVKIRGHRVEPGEVERILGRHPEVREVAVLVTGEGQDKHLVALVGHYGRVTPRELRDHAVERMPEFMVPSSFVLVDGIPANDHGKRDVARLRELADEHLRRRDSLVAPGDEIERYLVELWEDLLAVERIGTTDDFFSLGGNSLQAFRVQRRISRELDVQLEPKDVLANSELRALATLIRGRKGSVTP, encoded by the coding sequence ATGACATCCGATCCGGACCAGTTCTCGATCGTCGCCAACGCGGCGGGTTCGGTCAGCGTGTGGCCCGCGGGCGAACCGCTGCCGGACGGGTGGCGGGCCGCCGGTCCCAGCGGTTCCCTTGCGGAGTGCCGGGAGTGGATCGATCAGCACGCGACCCTGGCCCCGGCCCCGGTCCCCGGAGTGGGGTCGGCGACGTTGGTCAGCATGTTCGCCGCCACCGTGGCGCGCCACCCGCAGCGCCCGGCGGTGAATGACGGGACGCGCCGGTACAGCTACGCGGAACTGGACGCCAGGGCCGAGGAGCTGGCCCGGCGGCTGCGCGACCGCGGTATCGGACGGGAGGACCGCGTGGTGTGTTACCTCGACCGTGGCGCACCGATGTTCGTGGCGATGCTGGGCATCCTGAAGGCCGGTGCGGCCTACGTACCGACCGACACCCGCTACCCGGACGGGCGGCGGGATCAGCTCATCACGCAGAGCAGGCCGGCCGCGCTGATCACCAGCCCCGAGCGGGCGGGGCAGCTTGCCTCGCTCGAGGTCGAACGCATCGAGCTGGACGGGGACGGGCAGCAGCCCGCGCGGGTGGAGGTCGCAGTCGAAGCCGGTCCCCGGCCGGAGGACGCCGCCGCGGTGCTGTTCACCTCCGGCTCCTCCGGCGAGCCCAAAGCGGTCGTCCTGCAGCACGGGAACCTGGTGAGTTTCGCGGGGGACGCGGCACTGCCGGAGCTGGAGCCCGGTGACCGGGTCGCCCAGGTGTCCAGCGTGTCCTTCGATGCCTTCCACTTCGAGACCTGGTGCACCCTGGCGGCCGGCGCCGAGATCGTGGTGTTGCCCGCCATGCCGGATCTGATCGGCGGGGACATCCGGCGGGAGCTCAAACGACGCCAGATCACCGCGATGCTGGCGCCGACCATGGCCGTCAACCACGTGCTGCGGGAAGATCGGGACACCTTCGGCATGCTGCGCATCCTGCACACCGGGGGTGACGTACTCGCCCCGGCCGCCTGCCGGGAACTGCTGGACAGCGGATACCAGGGCGAGTTCTACAACCTCTATGGCCCGACCGAGGGCACCACCGCCTGCACGGCGCACCCGGTCACCAAGGCGGACCTTGCCGCGGACACCGTTCCGATCGGCACGGAGCTGGCCGGGTCCGCGATCTACCTCCTCGACGCCGCGCTGCGCGAGGTGCCTGCCGGAACGGTTGGCGAGCTGCACATCGGCGGATCCGGGGTCACGAGGGGCTACCTGGACCAGCCCGGCCTGACCGCCGAGCGGTTCCGGCCCGATCCGTTTGCCGGCGCGGGTTCCCGGATGTACGCCACCGGTGACCTTGCGATGCGCCGGGAGGACGGGGTGCTCGAGTACCACGGCCGGATCGACGACCAGGTCAAGATCCGTGGCCATCGGGTGGAACCGGGCGAGGTGGAACGGATCCTCGGCAGGCACCCTGAGGTCCGTGAGGTCGCCGTGCTGGTGACCGGCGAGGGACAGGACAAGCACCTGGTGGCGCTGGTGGGGCACTACGGCCGGGTCACCCCGCGGGAACTGCGGGACCACGCCGTCGAGCGGATGCCGGAGTTCATGGTGCCGAGCTCGTTCGTGCTGGTGGACGGGATTCCCGCGAACGACCACGGCAAGCGTGACGTCGCGCGGCTGCGGGAGCTCGCCGACGAGCACCTGCGCAGGCGGGACAGCCTGGTCGCCCCCGGCGACGAGATCGAGCGCTACCTGGTCGAGCTCTGGGAGGACCTGCTCGCGGTCGAGCGGATCGGCACCACCGACGACTTCTTCTCCCTCGGCGGCAACTCGCTGCAGGCCTTCCGGGTGCAGCGCCGGATCAGTCGCGAGCTGGATGTGCAACTCGAGCCCAAGGACGTGCTGGCCAACAGCGAACTCCGCGCGCTGGCCACCCTGATCCGGGGCAGGAAGGGTTCGGTGACACCGTGA
- a CDS encoding cytochrome P450, translating to MSAPAIDLTDPDAFVHGRHHEMLAWLRRHDPVYWHPTGAGGGFWALTTYRDIFDAYNDHSGLSSSGGPMLGGSFSSGEVDTAANRMLVASDPPRHRMLRHAMHTVFGPEFVDRVAREVTAGVNAVVDRALADGGCDFATDIAPELPARALVAMVGIGEQDAHTLINMTRRMIGFRDPNWVDTAEDERLRLAMIQAEIFEFFADILRERRRKPGSDLVSVLAEAEVNGHRLPEEDILYNCMNVAVGGNETSSYTAVAGVLALIENPDQHRLLLDRPDLLDSAVNEILRWATSNAYVLRRATRDVSIGDKVITAGQPVTLWNVSANMDERQFDRPEEFRLDRSPNRHLAYGVGIHRCIGSVVAQVELPILFRRLAQSRVRFALDGEITRLRSNFIQGITALPVTMEAS from the coding sequence GTGAGTGCCCCGGCCATCGACCTCACCGATCCGGACGCCTTCGTGCACGGCCGCCACCACGAGATGCTGGCCTGGCTGCGGCGGCACGATCCGGTGTACTGGCACCCGACCGGCGCGGGCGGCGGTTTCTGGGCATTGACCACCTATCGGGACATATTCGACGCCTATAACGATCACTCCGGTCTGAGCTCGAGCGGCGGGCCGATGCTGGGTGGTTCCTTCTCCAGCGGCGAGGTGGACACGGCCGCGAACCGGATGCTGGTGGCCTCCGACCCGCCCCGGCACCGGATGTTGCGGCATGCCATGCACACGGTCTTCGGCCCTGAGTTCGTGGACCGCGTCGCGCGGGAGGTCACCGCCGGGGTGAATGCCGTGGTCGATCGTGCGCTGGCCGACGGTGGCTGCGACTTCGCCACCGATATCGCGCCGGAACTGCCTGCCCGTGCGCTGGTCGCGATGGTCGGCATCGGTGAGCAGGACGCGCACACCCTGATCAACATGACCCGCCGGATGATCGGGTTCCGGGATCCCAACTGGGTGGACACCGCGGAGGACGAGCGGCTCCGGCTGGCGATGATCCAGGCCGAGATCTTCGAGTTCTTCGCGGATATCCTGCGCGAGCGGCGCCGCAAACCGGGGTCGGACCTGGTCAGCGTGCTGGCCGAGGCGGAGGTCAACGGGCACCGTCTGCCCGAGGAGGACATCCTCTACAACTGCATGAACGTGGCGGTCGGCGGGAACGAGACCTCGTCCTACACGGCCGTGGCCGGGGTGCTCGCGCTGATCGAGAACCCGGACCAGCACCGGCTGCTGCTGGACCGGCCCGACCTGCTCGACTCCGCGGTGAACGAGATCCTGCGCTGGGCCACCAGCAACGCCTACGTGCTGCGCCGCGCGACCAGGGACGTGTCCATCGGGGACAAGGTCATCACCGCAGGCCAGCCGGTGACGTTGTGGAACGTCTCGGCGAACATGGACGAGCGGCAGTTCGACCGGCCGGAGGAGTTCCGCCTGGACCGCTCGCCGAACCGGCATCTCGCCTATGGCGTCGGCATTCACCGCTGCATCGGCTCGGTGGTCGCGCAGGTCGAGCTGCCCATCCTGTTCCGGAGGCTGGCGCAGAGCAGGGTCCGGTTCGCCCTCGACGGGGAGATCACCCGGCTGCGGTCCAACTTCATCCAGGGCATCACCGCGCTGCCGGTCACCATGGAGGCCTCGTGA
- a CDS encoding thioesterase II family protein, protein MKLGAGQLVLENPGARLRVLLLHHAGGSAMSLLPLAKRLQADCEPVLLELPGRGLRSAEPPAPDFAAALEVLLPEVTAAVDRPTLILGHSLGALIAHSLAVGLPERERERVRAVVVSAFPAPAVAARVATHPAEPFRVRTREQLLVELQDRGGCPPEVFEDQDTLEHAVTLMGQDLHLADTYRPPPAGAGNAAAYHVWFGRDDPHLAPEELQEWAAATGLPPIIREFPGEHFYLLRSEQAGQALRALVTDLS, encoded by the coding sequence GTGAAACTCGGTGCCGGCCAGCTGGTGCTGGAGAACCCCGGTGCGCGGCTGCGGGTGTTGCTGCTGCATCACGCGGGCGGCTCGGCGATGTCCCTGCTGCCGCTGGCGAAACGGCTGCAGGCCGACTGCGAGCCCGTGCTGCTGGAGCTGCCGGGGCGTGGGCTGCGCTCGGCCGAGCCACCGGCGCCGGACTTCGCCGCCGCACTGGAGGTCCTGCTCCCCGAGGTCACCGCGGCGGTCGACCGGCCGACCCTGATCCTCGGGCACAGCCTCGGTGCGCTGATCGCGCACAGCCTGGCGGTCGGCCTGCCGGAGCGGGAACGCGAGCGGGTGCGGGCGGTGGTCGTGTCGGCCTTCCCGGCACCCGCGGTGGCCGCCAGGGTGGCTACCCACCCCGCGGAGCCGTTCCGGGTGCGGACCCGCGAGCAGTTGCTCGTCGAGCTACAGGACCGGGGTGGCTGCCCACCCGAGGTGTTCGAGGACCAGGACACCCTGGAGCATGCCGTCACGCTGATGGGACAAGACCTGCATCTCGCCGACACCTACCGCCCGCCGCCTGCCGGGGCAGGCAACGCGGCCGCCTACCATGTCTGGTTCGGCCGGGACGATCCGCACCTGGCGCCGGAGGAACTCCAGGAGTGGGCGGCCGCCACCGGCCTGCCGCCCATCATCCGGGAGTTCCCCGGTGAGCACTTCTACCTGCTGCGGAGCGAGCAGGCGGGGCAGGCGTTACGGGCCCTGGTGACCGATCTCTCCTGA
- the prcB gene encoding proteasome subunit beta, with translation MSVGDSSFFRLVQEHAPQTLRRSDEAPVDLPYAHGTTIFALRYRDGVVVAGDRRATTGNLIAQRDLRKVQAADSHSCIAFAGSVAMGKEMVSLFQLELEHYEKLEGVELSFPAKVNRVSVMLRGNLQQAMQGLAAVPVFAGWDKLEHVGRIFTFDVAGSPSEEHEYGGSGSGWHFAKGTLKKRWRAGLDRSEAVRIAVEALFDAAEEDTATGGPDAPRRLYPTVAVVTEDGYAEVGEEEVAGYAADLPA, from the coding sequence ATGTCGGTCGGTGACTCGTCGTTCTTCCGGTTGGTGCAGGAACACGCGCCGCAGACCCTGCGCCGCTCGGACGAGGCTCCCGTCGACCTGCCGTATGCGCACGGGACCACCATTTTCGCACTGCGCTACCGGGACGGTGTCGTTGTTGCCGGTGACCGGCGCGCGACGACCGGAAATCTCATCGCCCAACGCGACCTGCGTAAGGTCCAGGCCGCGGACAGCCATTCGTGTATTGCTTTCGCCGGCTCGGTCGCCATGGGGAAGGAAATGGTGTCGCTCTTTCAGCTGGAGCTCGAGCACTACGAGAAGCTGGAAGGCGTCGAACTGAGTTTTCCGGCCAAGGTCAACCGGGTTTCGGTGATGCTGCGCGGTAATCTGCAGCAGGCCATGCAGGGGCTCGCCGCGGTGCCGGTGTTCGCGGGCTGGGACAAGCTGGAGCACGTCGGTCGTATCTTCACCTTCGACGTGGCGGGTTCGCCGTCGGAGGAACACGAGTACGGCGGCTCGGGCTCCGGCTGGCACTTCGCCAAGGGGACCCTGAAGAAGCGCTGGCGGGCCGGGCTCGACCGGAGCGAGGCCGTGCGCATCGCGGTGGAGGCGTTGTTCGACGCGGCCGAAGAGGACACCGCCACCGGCGGCCCGGATGCCCCGCGCAGGCTGTACCCCACGGTGGCCGTCGTCACCGAGGACGGGTACGCCGAAGTCGGCGAGGAGGAGGTGGCCGGCTACGCGGCCGACCTGCCGGCCTAG
- a CDS encoding IS630 family transposase, which translates to MARIGRPKKAELTVSEADRRELVRGARAATSTQAYALRCRIVLACAEPGAFNKDVAAAVGVSVPTVAKWRGRFIEHGLAGLADEPRPGRPPSILLDQVEEVVALTLEQTPRNATHWSRASMAERTGLSRSTVGRIWRRFDLKPHVVDGFTLSTDPLFVRKVVDVVGLYHNPPERAVVLCVDEKSQMQALDRSQPVLPMMPGMPERRTHDYARHGTTSLFAAFNIADGTVITELHRRHRATEFKKFLTSIDKAVPADLDVHLVCDNLATHKTPIVNEWLARHPRFHVHFTPTGSSWINQVERWFGYLTDQLTRRGAHTSVAGLEKDVRDWIQRWNADPKPFVWRKTAEEILDSLARYLQRISGAGH; encoded by the coding sequence ATGGCGCGGATCGGTCGGCCGAAGAAGGCTGAGTTGACGGTGAGCGAGGCTGATCGTCGGGAGTTGGTGCGTGGGGCGCGGGCGGCGACGTCGACGCAGGCGTATGCGTTGCGGTGTCGGATTGTGCTGGCGTGTGCGGAGCCGGGTGCGTTCAATAAGGATGTGGCTGCCGCTGTGGGGGTGTCGGTGCCGACGGTGGCCAAGTGGCGGGGTCGGTTCATCGAGCATGGCTTGGCCGGGTTGGCTGACGAGCCGCGGCCGGGGCGTCCGCCGTCGATCCTGCTGGACCAGGTCGAGGAAGTGGTTGCCTTGACTCTGGAACAGACGCCGCGCAACGCCACGCATTGGTCGCGGGCTTCGATGGCCGAGCGCACCGGGCTGTCGCGCTCGACTGTGGGCAGGATCTGGCGGCGTTTCGACCTCAAGCCCCATGTGGTGGACGGGTTCACACTCTCGACGGATCCGCTGTTCGTGCGCAAAGTCGTGGATGTTGTCGGGCTGTATCACAATCCGCCCGAGCGGGCGGTGGTGCTGTGTGTCGACGAGAAGTCCCAGATGCAGGCGTTGGATCGGTCCCAGCCGGTCCTGCCGATGATGCCGGGCATGCCGGAGCGACGCACCCACGACTACGCTCGCCATGGCACGACCAGCCTGTTCGCGGCGTTCAACATCGCCGATGGCACGGTCATCACCGAGTTGCATCGCCGCCACCGCGCCACCGAGTTCAAGAAGTTCCTCACCAGCATCGACAAGGCGGTGCCCGCCGACCTCGACGTGCACCTGGTCTGCGACAACCTGGCCACCCACAAAACACCGATCGTCAACGAGTGGCTGGCACGGCATCCGCGCTTCCATGTGCATTTCACCCCGACCGGGTCGTCGTGGATCAACCAAGTGGAGCGCTGGTTCGGCTACCTCACCGACCAGCTCACCCGCCGCGGAGCCCACACCAGTGTGGCGGGATTGGAGAAGGACGTCCGCGACTGGATCCAGCGGTGGAACGCCGACCCCAAACCCTTCGTCTGGCGCAAGACCGCCGAAGAGATCCTCGACTCCCTCGCCCGATATCTACAACGCATTTCAGGCGCAGGACACTAG